CAGAGCCTTCATCGGGATGACTTGTGAAGTCAGGAAATcagttttttgatatgttgataatGAAAGTAGTACCGATAGGAATCATCCAAGATGTATTCTTCATAGGTAACCCAAAGATTAAAATCAAACTAGTGGTCACTTAGCGGTATAACCCATGCCGAAATGACGTTAAGGAAAAATAGTTATAGAAAGTGCCGTATTTATCTGCAACGACTAAATTGTCAAAAAGGCAACAAATTTAGAAACATTGATGGAAAGAGTTAAGCCGATGCTATGCATCATCAGAGCAATTCAAATTTCGAAAAGACTATCCCATTGATTTACATACTAGATCATTTATTGCTGCACAAACGACACTCTGAGAAACATAGTCCAGGAAATTTTCACACCAGAATTATAGACATATAGAGGTGACTTTGGAGTGGGAAAAAAGGGACAATAAGAGAAACAAGTAAGTATCTTGAGCAATTCCCCTATGATTTCCTCAAAGAAATTCATTGAATTGCCTATGAAATGGAGAGTTCTAGCGGTTCTAGGAAGAGGCAAAAGGGAGAACACAAGCAAGGGAAaagggaaaaaataaaaaactgagGAAACAAGTGTAGAAACCCAAGTAGAAGTAAGAAAATTAAACTAGGATCTATTAGACCAATTACCTGGTTCCACCCCTAAACCCAAGAGGTTTGCAGAATGTAAGTTGGAAGAGAACTATGGTGATGTAGGAGATGTGTACATAACCATCAGAGGTTGTGAGTTATTTATGTTCCACTATCATAGGCATGAAGAGCTTGAGCCAATTTGCAACCCCTGGAAATTGAACTTGGGAAAACTAGTTGTTCCCAATGTTTATGTCAATGTGGATCTCCTAAAACTGTTACGATAAGATTATGATCCCAAAAAGAGGGCAATCTCTGACTAGGATGGAAAGCCCCGTTTCTTTATATCTAGAGAGGCTATCTCTGAAGTTTTTAAATTGCCTGGGATTTATGATTATCCCATTGTCCTTGAGAATATGTCTGAATAATATTGAAGGTTAGATACTACGTATGTAGGATGGAGATTTCCCTTTCACTTGCTTAATCTTGATGCACCATTGGAAACAGGGGAAGGTTTTGCATTTCATGTAAATTTGTTCAAAAATTATTTCAACTATACATACTATTCGGTTGGTCAGGTTTTAGGGTTGAACACTCCATATTTCATGAGGGTAGAATCCATGATCATTGCAATAGACATTCAGTCCCCGAAAGCTAGAGAATTCGATTATGCTACATTTGTAGCAAGGTAACTTGAGATTGGGCTTACAGCTATCCAGAAAGATTCATCCTGGATCCACTTCCCACTTTATTCCTTGCTGATACATATGGTGTTATTTTATGGCCAAGAATTGGGTCTTTGGCCCAAGGAGATGAGGATAAGGCAATGTTATAATGATAACAAAGCATCTGCCTGTCCAATTATGGACTTCACTATGGGATTGCAGATTTGTTAGATCTAGTTACATTCATTTTGAAGAATACTTTGTAAAATCTTTATACAAGTTTTATGATCACCCTTGCAATTCTGCACTCTCGGAAGATGTTAAAACATTCCTAAGGTTGACAAAATTTGGACGGCCTGAAACCTTTaagcacaactggggtgattggtattgcatTTCTGATGTGACCATGATTAGAGTCTATGGCTTTGAAGGATCTCCATTATTGTTGCCCAAGATAGTGCCTGACAAAATAGCCTATTTATAGATCATAAGGAAAATGGGAGATTTGAATCATATGCACTTAAGTTCACATCACAAACAGGCTTTTATGTCTGGAACCTTATGTGTTGGTGAATTCATTGTTAATGGGAGAGAAGGGCAAGATCTCAAATGGAGAAAAATTGTCCATTATGATACAAAGTTGGGTGCTCCAAGGAAGaactttgatcctgaaggatatatcCATTCGGCATGGAAAAAATAGAAAATTGGTGATTATGAGCATATCCCATATATGAGGGATGAATTGATAAAAAATATGGATGAAAAGGAGGCCGAATTGGCCATTGATAATCATAATAGGGAGATGGAGAAAAAGGTAAGGGAGAAATGGACTATCGATGTGTCATCCTCATATGATAAAGAGTCATCAGAAGGGGATGAGGTTTCATTTGAGAATTTATCCAAAATGTTGATTGAGGAGCAAGTATCATCTATTAGGGATCCTGATTGAAGAAGTTCCAATAGAAGAAGATCTGAGATAATTGGCCTGCAAAGATTTATATCTGATGACAATTTCATAAAGTCTCCTGAATTCATGTCCTTTTTGTATAAAATGAAAGGAAAATCAATTAGAGAAAGTGTTCGAGAGGTGGATGCCTCTAATGAAAAATAATTGTCAGCAACTCTGGAAAATGAAATAGAACGGGAAATGGACCAAATGACTTCTGAAAAGGGAAGAAAACTACTAGAAGATGCAGGTGTCCTGATCTTTCCTAGGTGGGATATGAATTTGGCTTTAGTGTTTGATAGTTTTCTTCATAATATTGATGCAAAACATGAGTTATCTCTAGAAGGTGTGACCCAAGTATAAATGGGGTCACAACCCTGACAAGTAGTCTATGTTGATTTGGTCATTGTATCCTCCAAACAAACAACCCATAATTTTTGATACACAAAAGGCCTTTAGACACATTATGAATTTAAAGGTTGGTGAAATAGACCTTGTAGTTATAGCTGATTTAGGGGTGAACATTGCCAAATTGAATAAAGCTTAGATTCAATTACTTTTGAGAGAGAAAAAATCTGGTAAACTTGAGAATATCAGGCTGAATAAAGAAATTGATCATTGAAGGAGATATTGAAAGAGAAGGAGCTGCAGAAACTATTAATGCAAGGTGAGAGCTCATAACCTCAAACCAAGGCTGGTAAATTAAGAGAAGCCAAAAGTGAAACCAtgttagtgattatccaaaattGGTTTACTAATTTGATGACATGGATGGACAAATACTGGGATGTATATACTAAGAATTTGACCTTTATTAAGGGGCATGAAAGATTGGATGAAGGATTGCACGAGCGATTCAAAGAGATCCAAGGCAAAGGTGAAGCAGGTCCTCGAGTTGTGTATAATTATGAAGAACTGATGAAAATCCATCAAGAGCATTTGTAAGCACTGAGATCTAAGGGTGTTGATTTCCTTGGTGATGGAACGAATGGCATCCCACCCCTGCTTGATGAAGATGGAAATCAGAAGGAGAAAGTGAATTGGATTCAGGAATGGTAACAGGTGCTCAAGGATGCACTGAAAGCTGCCAATAATGAAGATGCTGGTAAGTTGGAAGAGTATATAGAAAGCATGGTGATGATGGGGTAGAGGCTTGAGATGCAACATGATTGTTATACCCAGTATGATGAGAAATATTTGGCACATTTAACTAGTGGGCATTTATGTTTAGCTATATGATTAGTTTCTTTAGGTATTGAGTTTATTTTCAAAAGACCCTTTTCAAAGGGTGTAACCATTTGATATGTTATAAATTAATCAATGTAATCATTTGAAAAGTATTATGAAGTTTAGCATGTTTTCTAAAAAATTAAGTTTCAAGCAATTTTGATGTTTCAAGAGCAAGACTCTATTTCAAAGTAATACAAAGAAATTAGTTTCCTTATTTGTAAATTGTGTTGTGGATTCTTTCATTTTTGAATTAGTTCTCCGTCATAATTATCTATAGTTGATAATTACTACTCTAAGTCACTATGTGAAGAAATTGTATGATGTTACATAGTTGGAGCATCAAGATACATCTGAGAATAATTTTCCCTGTTGTGTCTTGTCTAATCTGTCTTTCATAaggaaagttaaattcaataagacaAACTGTGAAGATATTATACAATTATATAGCATTGGAGGTTGGATAGTTGACAAATTTATCCAAGGGAGGATTCAAAAAATATCTTTTAGAGTTATACATagggtttgcaagtgaatgaatCTATTTCCAAAAAGAAATAAGGCACTCGTCTAATTTGCATATAaaattcaatttgacatcaatCAAATTATTTCCAGTTTTATTCTTATGCTAGTAGGAGATATAGGTAGGATTCAAAGTAGAAACAGTTAAAGGAAGTATAGTAGGAATTGGATTAAagaataattaatcaattaaaagaaGATAATCAAGAAAGTAGgagaaatcaaataatcaaaatagTAAGATAATCTATCCCAAaggtatatgccactttgagataaaacTAGAAATAGAAGATATAGTGtaaaatctgctataaaaggcaccaAGTTGGAGAGTCAGTTGATAAGGAGGTACACCTGCCTAGGTTCTacagagcctgaagtgagggagttagaAACCCATAAAGGTTCACTAtattagttggccaaatcaattggaagatttgatcattgagcaaggcatactcatagaattttccaatctattgatttgagcacCAATAGATTGGCGATTCTGTTGGGGAGAACAAACATAGAAAGAATTATGTTGTGGGAAATAAATCAGGAgaaaataataacaaaatattcCTCTTGAAGGTAGGTGGTGACTCTGACATAAGAAAACACATTTGCATGTATGGTAGGAGGTCTCTGAGACAAGGATATCCCCTCATACAATTGGACTTCAATCAAAAAATAAATACAactaatcaaaagaaaaaaaattcaccaaaaaatCCAATGGGGCCTAGAAATATATTCCTTGATGAATGATACAATCAATATAATCTTGAAAAAGGAAAGTATTCAAAATCCATCTTTCAATGCACAAAAAAGATCTTTTTTCAGCTGGCAGAGGAGGTGAAGACATGGATTTTACTACTGTAGATAAAGAACGAAAACAAAAGCATAAAGTTCACCCACAAGAAATATTTAACACTCCTCTCGGTTTCTCTTCTAGAGCCTCTAGCTCATGTTCAAGAAATTTTATAACGAATTCTACAAGTTCAGGAAACCCGACTGGATTACCGGGGCAGTTTGAAGGACTAGTAAAACAGGTTATTGATACAGCTATGGAAATAAAAAATTAGGGAATGACACAGGAAGCCTTGGATGCTTGTGCCATGTTAGGCATAAAACTTGATGAAGACAACTTGGTCCATGATTTACAAAGACATAATAGAGAGGGTGTAAGAGCAAGTCAATCCCAAAGGCCCCCTCAAGGAGAAAATTTTGTACCGGGGACAAGCGGTGGAGGTCAGAACTTCAGAGCACATGAAAACCCTTCATATCAAAGACATGACCAAAATCATGTGCTAGGTAATTTTTCCCACAATTTAAACCCTCCTTAATATAATCTGTATAACTCGACCTGAACAACCATATAATCCATATAATCAATTTGCTCGGCATTCCCATTTTCAACCATAGTATAATCAAGCACCCCCTTTCACCTATCCCTATAACAATATAAACCAAGGCCAATATTATGGAGGTCAATTTCAAGCAAACTTGAGATATAATGATTTGGGTGGGTTTGTGAACACTCATCGGTACAAGCAATTTGACTTCTCATGAATCATAGGTTACCCACACCCTATCTCAAATGATCTAAGAGTTGTTATTCCAAAATTCACTAGGAGTGGTGCTATAACAGGAGAAGGGCATTGTAATGCATTTGATACCATGATAGAAGACTTTGGATTTCCACCTAAGgatgtgaagatgagattgtttatgCAGCCACTAACTAAGGAAGAAAGGGATTGGTTTAGATCATTACTAGATGCTTCGATTAGTAGCATGGCAGAATTCAAAAGACtctttttggagcaatatggagATCAAAATAGCCTCGAATTTACTCTCCACGAAATTATGACCATGCAGAAGGGGCATAATGAATCAGTGATTGGATTTAACAAATGGTTTAATAAGGTGCTAAACAAAATTTCACGATGCATGAAGCCTGTGAACGAAGTAAGTATTCTCCATTATATAAATGTATTTGATAGCaaaactaattatgagattagatcAAAGAAACCATCTACCCTACAAGAGGCCCTGAAGATTGCAATCAccatagaaaataacaaaaaagatGCTGGTAGAATCGGAAAGAGGGATGACACAAGGTTGTATAACCCAAAAGCTCCTAAATAGAACAAGGAGGAAGACAAGTTTGATTAAGTATTAAGTGCCTTGAAATATTTATCTATGAAAGTAGGTAAACCTGATAGACCAGAGTTTTATAGACATGATAGACCAAAAAtccatgatatgccttacaacacaaattggaaggatggaaaaccagagGTTCCAAAATAAAACTCTAATAAGGATTTACCTAATCCACTCAGTAAAGGAAATTACATGACATAGGACAATCCTTGGTGTAATGCATGTAATCTACCACACTCTCCACTGCAATGTGTGGTGGCTCAAAGTCTGGAAAGTGAAGAAATGGCATATGATCAATATGACCTTGGTCAGTCAATAAATACATTATCACTTCAACCTTTTAATGGGGTAAATGATTATGACTCATTCTGAAGATGATTATGAATATTATGTAAATGATCGAAGGTATAATCATCAATGTTGCATGCAACAAGTGTTTTCAGATCATGATGAAGAGGAAGTCCCTAGGTTAAGAAATCCTATAGGAGAAGAATGAAAGGCACTGACCATTGCAGTTGTGGCTCAAGCGAGGAGCAATTACAATCTGAGAAAAAAAGTTGTAAATCCAGATCAGGGGAAACCTACAGGGttattcataaaagaaagcaacatGAAAACTAAATCATCAACCACAACAACATCCAAGCCACGAGATGGAAATATGgccaaaacaaaagaaatcagcaCTAAATTAGTCAAGCCATTTAAGAATGAACACATTGAGAAGATTGAGCTAAACACTTCATCTTTAGACATCACTAATGCATTATCACAAATGAAAGTTTCAATTCCTCTGTTGGAGATGATGAAATTCCTTGAATACAGAGAAAAAACCATGGAGATGATATCTGTTGTCCCCATAGATTTGTATAAACAACAAAactacctgtagtcacataaatctgtccacttaattaaatgaatacttagtatttatttgattatttaaccatcaattaataattaattaaattaatatttaattaattcatcttaaccctattttcctattaattaaataaattattcaatttatttgatttaattcacttaaccaaattcagaccattaattaaataaataaatcatatttatttaattaaatcttctctcacatttaaataaattaatatttatttaaaacccccaaaatctcacctctcacatttaaactAGCGGTTGCGCGCTTTATTTGCGTGCAACGGGAAGCCGATAGGTGGTCAAGCATGCAAGAACAAGGGCATGGGGCAGCGATTTGGTAACACACAACAAAAAGCTTCTGAACTTGATGAAAACAAAATATAGAATAACAATTAGCATTaacaaaacatttttaaaaaacgAACATAGATATCAATTGTCAATTGCAATTATTgtatatttattgacaaaataacATTGATAAAAAAATGTCAAACAGTAAAAAGCATCATCCACAATTAGATGGTTTCTGAATAGGTAAGCACTATAGTTGTACAACTGAGAGTTATATCTGTTAGTCTTTAAAATTCATATGCCGTTGAAAATGGATGAACAGtgtgatctacaaagagatttgtTAAATTGACATAATATTTGGAAAGAGTAATTAGTCGTCAAGATCTAGTAGCATATGGTTGAACATTTAAGCAAAACATATCTAGAGAGTTATATTTTGGCATATATATAAGAAATcataaataaatatcatatttctaaattgtattcaTTAAAGGACGATTCATCTTGGAAAACCTCATTTCCAGCTGGGAAGCCATGGAATGGGCCAATTCCTCTCATCAAGAGGCTGCTATGCTTCTCCTTGACTTCGAAAAAGCCTACGACAGAATTGAGTGGGACTTCATCTTGATGATGCTAAAAGCCTTTGGATTCCCTGATATCTTTTGCAAGTATATTCAAATTCTTTTAAAAGATGCTTCTGCCATGATTGATGTCAATGGATCCCTAACCAATCCCATTCCTTTGTCTCGGTCTATTCGTCAGGGTTGCCCTCTTGCTCCTGCTCTTTTTGTCATTGCTTCCGATGCTCTTCATTATATCCTTAAAGATGACACCATCTCCCCTAAGGTGCGTGGTATTACTCTTCCTAATGACTCCGAGCTCCTCAATATTCAATTTGCCGATGACATTTCTCTCTTTCTTGAGCTCAGTTATGACAACCTAATCTGCCTTTGTAATAAACTTGATATGTTTGGTAAGGCTTCTGGAGCTCATATTTCCAGCTCCAAATCCATTATGCTGGGATGGAGTGATCATCCTCCGGACTGGCTTTGCCAATTCAGTTATTCCTGGGGAGGACCTAACCAGATTGTTAGGTATCTTGGTATCCCCTTTTCTGTCAAGCCTTCCCTCAAAGATATGTGGTTATGGATAAAAGACAAGATTTTCAGAAAACTTAATAAATGGAATCATAGACTCTTATCCCTTGCTGGAAGAGTCCAGGTTTGCCAAAAGATTCTCTCCTCCTATAGTATATATTACTCTTCTGTCTGGATGTTTAGTAACTATCAGATCTTGGAAATTTAGAAAGCCATCAGGCACTTTCTTTGGTCAGATGGCAACGGTTCTAGGAAAGCCCATTCTGTTAAATGGGACTGGTGCCATCTAGAGAAAAGTCTTGGAGGGCTTGGTCTTAAAGATCTCAAACTTCAAGGAATGGCTCTTTCTTCTAAATGGATCCTTCAATCCCTTGTTGGTGACGAGCCCTGGAAAGTTCTTGTCAGAAATGACATTCAGAATGGAGTGCCTAAAACTGCTAAATCTTGGAAACATCTCCCCTTCAGTGATTTGGTTTTTGGCAATTTCCCCATATCTGTGAAGGGAACTTGGGTTTTCCATTCCTTATGGAAAGCATGGGAGAACATTCGACACTATATTGATAACTCAGCCTTTGATTATCATTATACTCTTCAAGGTGAgcgatcaatatggtggaatcttcTCCATCAAGGTAAACCCCTTGCTTTGACTAAAGGCTGTTCGGCTAAATTTTGGGCCAACAAGGGTGTTAAGTATATCATGGATATCCTTGATCACAATCAGCTCATCAGTTGGGAAGACCTTGCTAATCAATTTGATATCCCTGCTTCTCATAAGCGAATGTATAACCTCATCAAAATGGCTTGTTCTCACCTTAATCTCCCTCGTAATACTGATGTGGATTCTCACCGATTTCTCTCTTTTAGGCGGCAGGATGGTACTCACCTCTCTTCTATCAAAGCTAAAGATATATACCGATTTCTTAACCATGATACCTCTGTTTCTCAACATCTTAATGTCATTTGGtactcttccttttcctcctctgatTGGCATAAAATGTTTGATAAGCTCTGGAAAGCTCCTATTCCTCCTAAAATTCAATGCTTTAAATGGCTGCTCCTGCTGGACAGGCTGCCCATTAGAAACCAGCATGCCACCCTTGATATTTGTTCTATCTGTAGAGTTCCTGAAACTATGAGACATATATTTTTCGATTGTTCCTTTGCCCATGAAGGTTGGCTCATGTTTGGTATTTGCATCACTCGCTATGTTTATACTTTGGATATTATTACTGGTTTTATTGATGGCCTTAGAAAAGATACTAACTTATTTTGGTAGGTTCTCTCATCTTTCATCCTTTGGCATATATGGAAATTTAGAAATGATTCTAAGTTCCAAGGTTTTACCAGATCTCTTActggatttcatagaaatctcatTTATTTTAAAATTGCCTCACAGGTCTGCTGCGTGCTCAACCTGGAAAAAAGGAAGTTGCTCAGATTTTTGCGTGATGGTCGGGCTACAATGTTTATATATGAGATGCAGAATGGTTATGAGTTAGCTAGTGTGCTGGACAACCAGATGGCGTTTGATGAAGCCCTTGCCAAGCTCATGCAGGAGATCCAAAACAGCAAAAACCCCTCTGTTGATAACCTTCAGGTCTTTCATCAACTGCTGGAACAGAAAAAGGCTATCTGGATGGAGGGACCCATTGGTTGGACATCCTGGGTCAACAAATTTGAAGATGTTTACCCGTAGGACTAATCCTTTTTTGGTTGCTCTTCTGGTTCTCTTGTACTCTGTTGCTTCTCGGCTGTATATGTATCTCGGATAGTTCTTCTCTTTGGTGGTTCTCTTTCATTGCTGCTCTCCTTCTAGCTGGTTGAGGCTCTGCCTCCCTCCTTTTTGATGTACTCTTTTGAACTctcgatttataatataaaaaaaaaattatattttttctatACTTTATACTATAATTAACTTTGTACActtatatttcaaaattcaaaagtgCATAAAGTTTATTATAATATAACATTTATATACTTTAAACTTTATTCACTTTTGAATTATAATAAACTTTGTTTCACCTTGAAATGAAAgcttattgatttattaaatttattcacttttaaattataataaactTTATTCACTTATAAGTGAAAATTTATAAGTGTATAAAATTTATTTATCTACTTTTGAATAAACTTTATAAGTGAAAATTTATTCACTTTTTGAATTATAAGTAATAGTTTTTCACTTTGGAATTATAATATTAAGTATATAAAAGCTATATTATAATAAACTTTATACAGTTTTGAATTATAAGTGTATAAATTAAAAGTTCATAAAGTTTTATTATTTATATCTATATTATTTATAAAGTTTATAAACATACctaataataaattttataaagttttataactttatatattaaatatgaaactttaaattacaatatttaaattatattatgaTGTTAAACTTTAAAGTATATTAAAGTTTAATATAGTATATTAaattttacattttaaattaacatcatgtttaatattttatatttaattctattttttaaattaaaattaaatatatatttaatattaaaataaatgacaataaaatgacaaccaaaatgttaataatttaaatttaaaaataatattcaatatttcaacatgaatattaaatataaaaatatattgaaaaataaaaaaatataatataaatattgtacatttatataaaaatatattaaaaattaaaaaattaaaaataaaattattaaactaattttttaaaaatttattaagtaaaatataaataaaatatataaaattttagatatattaaaaaaataaaaaattataatataaatagaatacattaaataataaaaataagtataaataaaatacagtttaaaaatatatattttaaaaataatatagaaaacatatattaaaaattttaaaaaatacaattaaaaatttattaaatgtggcgagtgagagagagagagaggtggggtgtGGGTCCAAACTGGGCTGCATAAGCCCACTGACAAGAAGGATTTGATGGGTTTCCACCGTATGCCAATGCAACGCAAGTTGCCCACCAAAGAAAACGGTGGCCAGAAAATATGACCGGCGGGAATTTACCGGGATACTGACACTTTCCCGGCAAGCAAACCCCCATacaaaaagcctatcggcttaaaaaTAATATACGGAATTTACTTTAGAGCAGTACAACGTGTGCCCGGTGTGGTATTACTTTACTGTCTATCCAAACAAGAATGCACCTTTATCAAATTTGTTAATTGATTAAAAATTAgtatatgttatatttttataatctttaattaataaataaatatgatggaatgtacatttctttttatgttttgagtGATTTTATATAAGTGTGTTTCATTTGCCGTATAATTGTTGTAGATATTAAATTTATTCAAATACTTCTGTTTATtagacatttattaattaacaaatatattaaattaatttattttataaaggttaatgatttgatatttcataatatgagacaaaaagaaaaaggGGCTATGGGTGTAAATAATAGGTACTTTGGTGAATTTTAAAAACTGGTTATTAATTATTTTAGaatattatttttgttgttttcaaaatttattataaaattgattgttgaataattttttatattagagAGTAATAGGTATTGTCATCAATATCTTGAAAGATAGAAGAAGGTTTTTTCTGTGGCTTGCCAAGAATCTTATTTTTTGTGACTTGTCAAGAATCTCAAATGTTTCTATTATAATTTTCTAAAACTATGTTTCTATTAATGTTTTGATAAATATTTGCACTGTACATCTGGTTGTTGACTAAAATgttatgatatgcaactattactAGGTGTTTTCTAAAATTGTAACTTAGTTTTCAACAAAAGGAAGAGAAGATGAATTAATTGTCATAGATAGCAAATTGAGGGATCCATAGAAAATAGTGAAAGGAATAAGCACTCGTAATCAAGAGAAGTGTGGGTTTGTAGCAATGTGTAATTATAGTTGATCTTGTCCCGATAAAGGGAGATCAACTAGCTATATTAGACTTCT
This genomic stretch from Cryptomeria japonica chromosome 8, Sugi_1.0, whole genome shotgun sequence harbors:
- the LOC131061466 gene encoding uncharacterized protein LOC131061466 codes for the protein MEWANSSHQEAAMLLLDFEKAYDRIEWDFILMMLKAFGFPDIFCKYIQILLKDASAMIDVNGSLTNPIPLSRSIRQGCPLAPALFVIASDALHYILKDDTISPKVRGITLPNDSELLNIQFADDISLFLELSYDNLICLCNKLDMFGKASGAHISSSKSIMLGWSDHPPDWLCQFSYSWGGPNQIVRYLGIPFSVKPSLKDMWLWIKDKIFRKLNKWNHRLLSLAGRVQKAIRHFLWSDGNGSRKAHSVKWDWCHLEKSLGGLGLKDLKLQGMALSSKWILQSLVGDEPWKVLVRNDIQNGVPKTAKSWKHLPFSDLVFGNFPISVKGTWVFHSLWKAWENIRHYIDNSAFDYHYTLQGERSIWWNLLHQGKPLALTKGCSAKFWANKGVKYIMDILDHNQLISWEDLANQFDIPASHKRMYNLIKMACSHLNLPRNTDVDSHRFLSFRRQDGTHLSSIKAKDIYRFLNHDTSVSQHLNVIWYSSFSSSDWHKMFDKLWKAPIPPKIQCFKWLLLLDRLPIRNQHATLDICSICRVPETMRHIFFDCSFAHEGWLMFGICITRYVCCVLNLEKRKLLRFLRDGRATMFIYEMQNGYELASVLDNQMAFDEALAKLMQEIQNSKNPSVDNLQVFHQLLEQKKAIWMEGPIGWTSWVNKFEDVYP